One Campylobacter lari DNA segment encodes these proteins:
- a CDS encoding DUF305 domain-containing protein: MKIKTIVSSLVLASALFAANSHHAHHGASGSISSQIMMSMHEPMMKNPLVQSNDIERDFLANMIPHHQGAIDSSKLLLEHTKSEEMKKIAQNIIKAQEKEIQEFQEILDKNLYTKTQIDEETYKKFVQEEKELMQKMMILMSSVKESKNINKDFLEAMIAHHQGAVDASKQILFYSKDKTITDIAKKIILDQEKEIQEFTNLLKYM; the protein is encoded by the coding sequence ATGAAAATAAAAACTATAGTTTCAAGTTTAGTTTTAGCAAGTGCTTTATTTGCTGCAAATTCTCATCATGCTCATCATGGAGCTTCTGGAAGTATTTCATCACAAATCATGATGAGTATGCATGAACCTATGATGAAAAATCCTTTAGTACAAAGTAATGATATAGAAAGAGATTTTTTAGCTAATATGATCCCACATCATCAAGGTGCTATTGATTCATCTAAGCTTTTATTAGAGCATACTAAAAGTGAAGAGATGAAAAAAATCGCTCAAAATATCATCAAAGCTCAAGAAAAAGAAATTCAAGAATTTCAAGAAATTTTAGATAAAAATCTTTATACAAAAACTCAAATTGATGAAGAAACTTATAAAAAATTCGTTCAAGAAGAAAAAGAGTTAATGCAAAAAATGATGATTTTAATGAGCTCGGTTAAAGAAAGTAAAAACATCAATAAAGACTTTTTAGAAGCGATGATAGCACATCATCAAGGTGCGGTAGATGCTTCAAAACAAATTTTATTTTATTCTAAAGATAAAACTATCACTGATATAGCGAAAAAAATCATCTTAGATCAAGAAAAAGAAATTCAGGAATTTACGAATTTGCTAAAATATATGTAG